From the Pseudomonas sp. SORT22 genome, one window contains:
- a CDS encoding PAS domain-containing sensor histidine kinase, with translation MRNHDWASTALGPLHLWPAPLRIAVDMLLASKFPGCLVWGPQLVTIYNDAFKPILGAKPEALGRGFDEVWSEAWENIGALVFRTLSGEAIFIENFPLMINRNGSLEQAYFTFCYSPIRDERGAVAGFLDTVIETTASVESAQQWRHLANTFERQVQERTSDRNHFWDLSGDIMVIVLPDLRISAVNPAWSQILGWAADEVLDTSIMDLLHADDQPQVASVVERLRAGQRTENTISRLRHKDGHYRWFNWAAVPSELGFTAVGTDISQEREREEALRHAEELLRQSQKMEAIGQLSGGMAHDFNNLLTGISGSLELLERRIAQGNLDNLQVYLDAARGAAKRAATLTHRLLAFSRRQALDPKPACVNQLVQDIEQLVQQTVGSHIDLQVQVEPAPWWVLIDANQLENALINLCINARDAMGAGGCLRITTANERHELALEGEDSLGPGDYFALQVQDNGHGMNADIVARAFDPFFTTKPVGQGTGLGLSMVYGFVRQSGGRVWIDSSPGQGTRVKVLLPRYVGELPQPLAGEPGRKRYPRANGERILLVDDESTLRLLIKEALEEEGFEVFTAADANSALQQYRQLGTVDLVITDIGLPGGFSGRQVANALRMLQAQQKVLLITGFAEQEVTDQEVLEPGMALMTKPFALQDLVHQVHQMLEPVQPVVCELSPLAR, from the coding sequence GTGCGTAACCACGACTGGGCCAGTACCGCCCTTGGGCCTTTGCACCTGTGGCCGGCGCCCTTGCGCATTGCCGTGGACATGCTGCTGGCGTCCAAATTCCCCGGTTGCCTGGTCTGGGGGCCGCAGTTGGTGACCATTTACAACGATGCCTTCAAGCCGATCCTCGGGGCCAAGCCCGAGGCACTGGGACGCGGCTTTGACGAGGTGTGGAGCGAGGCCTGGGAGAACATCGGCGCGCTGGTCTTCCGTACCCTGTCGGGGGAGGCGATCTTCATCGAGAACTTCCCGTTGATGATCAATCGCAACGGCAGCCTCGAACAGGCCTATTTCACTTTCTGCTACAGCCCCATTCGAGACGAGCGCGGGGCGGTGGCCGGCTTTCTCGACACGGTGATCGAAACCACCGCCAGCGTCGAGTCGGCGCAGCAGTGGCGTCACCTGGCCAATACCTTCGAGCGCCAGGTGCAGGAACGCACCTCTGATCGAAACCATTTCTGGGACTTGTCCGGCGACATCATGGTGATTGTCCTGCCGGATTTGCGCATCAGTGCGGTCAACCCGGCCTGGAGCCAGATCCTTGGCTGGGCTGCAGACGAGGTGCTGGACACCTCGATCATGGATTTGCTGCATGCCGACGACCAACCGCAAGTCGCCTCGGTGGTTGAGCGCCTGCGCGCCGGCCAGCGCACCGAGAACACCATCAGCCGCTTGCGCCACAAGGACGGGCACTACCGCTGGTTCAACTGGGCAGCGGTACCCTCGGAGCTTGGTTTTACCGCCGTGGGCACCGACATCAGCCAGGAGCGCGAGCGCGAAGAGGCGCTGCGCCATGCTGAAGAACTGTTGCGTCAGAGCCAGAAGATGGAAGCCATCGGGCAACTGTCCGGCGGCATGGCCCATGACTTCAACAACCTGTTGACCGGCATCAGCGGCAGCCTGGAGTTGCTCGAACGACGCATTGCCCAGGGTAATCTGGACAACCTGCAGGTCTACCTTGATGCCGCTCGGGGTGCGGCCAAGCGCGCCGCCACGCTCACCCACCGCTTGCTGGCCTTTTCCCGGCGCCAGGCGCTCGACCCCAAGCCTGCCTGTGTCAACCAACTGGTGCAGGATATCGAGCAGTTGGTCCAGCAGACCGTGGGTAGCCATATCGATCTGCAGGTCCAGGTGGAGCCGGCGCCCTGGTGGGTACTGATTGATGCCAACCAGCTGGAAAATGCCCTGATCAACCTGTGCATCAATGCCCGCGATGCCATGGGCGCCGGTGGCTGCCTGCGCATCACCACCGCTAACGAACGTCACGAGCTGGCCCTGGAGGGCGAAGACAGCCTGGGCCCGGGTGATTACTTTGCCTTGCAGGTGCAGGACAACGGCCACGGCATGAACGCCGATATCGTCGCACGGGCCTTTGACCCGTTCTTTACCACCAAGCCGGTCGGCCAGGGCACCGGGCTTGGCTTGTCGATGGTCTATGGCTTTGTCCGTCAGTCAGGGGGCCGGGTGTGGATCGATTCGAGCCCTGGCCAGGGTACCCGGGTGAAGGTCCTGCTGCCGCGCTATGTGGGCGAGCTGCCGCAGCCGCTGGCCGGCGAGCCGGGGCGTAAGCGCTACCCACGCGCCAATGGCGAACGCATCCTGCTGGTCGACGACGAGAGTACCTTGCGCTTGCTGATCAAGGAGGCGCTGGAGGAGGAGGGCTTCGAGGTGTTTACCGCCGCTGACGCCAACAGCGCGCTGCAGCAGTATCGCCAGTTGGGCACGGTTGACCTGGTGATCACCGATATCGGTCTGCCAGGCGGCTTCAGTGGCCGTCAGGTGGCCAATGCCCTGCGCATGCTGCAGGCGCAGCAGAAGGTGCTGTTGATCACCGGCTTCGCCGAACAGGAAGTGACCGACCAGGAGGTGCTGGAGCCCGGCATGGCCCTGATGACCAAGCCCTTCGCCTTGCAAGACCTGGTGCATCAGGTTCACCAGATGCTCGAGCCGGTTCAGCCGGTGGTTTGCGAACTTTCCCCGCTGGCGCGCTGA
- a CDS encoding lysylphosphatidylglycerol synthase domain-containing protein, which yields MSKQHKHWRRARQALTLAFFILVPVLLFSVLKNLDWQEVYQALASYRWRTLAMAAGVTLCSFALFSSFDLLGRYYTGHHLPARQVLPLAFVCYAFNLNLSAWVGGIALRYRLYSRLGLKVATITRILSLGLLTNWAGYFAVAGSLFVCGLPKLPAGMEIGNTGLRLIGAALLLVVMAYLLACAFATRRTWHFRKQQITLPGIRLAALQVVMGALNWSLMALVVFILLPKGASYPTVLAVLMISSIAGVITHIPAGLGVLETVFLTLLQGTYGKGTLLAALIGYRAIYFLLPLLVATLTYLMLERLASQRASGESSQTTG from the coding sequence ATGAGCAAGCAGCACAAGCACTGGCGCCGTGCCCGCCAGGCGCTGACCCTGGCGTTCTTCATCCTGGTGCCGGTGCTGCTGTTCAGCGTGCTGAAAAACCTCGACTGGCAAGAGGTGTACCAGGCCCTGGCCTCCTATCGCTGGCGCACCCTGGCAATGGCTGCAGGCGTAACCCTGTGCAGCTTTGCCCTGTTCAGCAGCTTCGACCTGCTCGGGCGCTACTACACCGGGCATCATTTGCCGGCGCGCCAGGTGTTGCCGCTGGCTTTCGTGTGCTACGCATTCAACCTAAACCTCAGCGCCTGGGTCGGCGGCATCGCCCTGCGCTACCGTTTGTACAGCCGCCTCGGCCTCAAGGTCGCGACCATCACCCGGATCCTCAGCCTGGGGCTGTTGACCAACTGGGCAGGCTATTTCGCGGTGGCCGGCAGCTTGTTCGTCTGCGGGCTGCCGAAGTTGCCAGCGGGCATGGAGATCGGCAATACCGGCCTGCGCCTGATCGGTGCAGCGCTGTTGTTGGTGGTCATGGCTTACCTGCTGGCGTGCGCCTTCGCTACTCGCCGCACCTGGCACTTTCGCAAGCAGCAGATCACCCTGCCAGGCATCCGCCTGGCAGCGTTGCAAGTGGTGATGGGCGCTCTGAACTGGTCGTTGATGGCGCTGGTGGTGTTCATCCTGCTGCCCAAGGGGGCTAGCTACCCGACCGTGCTGGCAGTACTGATGATCAGCAGCATTGCCGGGGTCATTACTCATATTCCGGCCGGGCTTGGGGTACTCGAGACGGTGTTTTTGACCCTGCTGCAAGGCACCTACGGCAAGGGCACGCTGCTCGCGGCGCTGATTGGCTACCGGGCGATCTACTTTCTGTTGCCGTTGCTGGTAGCCACGCTGACCTACCTGATGCTCGAGCGCCTGGCCAGTCAGCGCGCCAGCGGGGAAAGTTCGCAAACCACCGGCTGA
- the clsB gene encoding cardiolipin synthase ClsB, with protein MNSQWRPDNQVQLLINGEDYFASAFAAIEQARAEILLETFIIFEDKVGKQLQQLLIAAARRGVKVEMLVDGYGTADLSLDYLRELSDAGVHLQAFDPSPKRLGMRTNLFRRLHRKILVVDGEVGFVGGINYCADHLADFGPMAKQDYAVQVRGPIVADLQRATLTLLEQQSALKPGTRRWWQPRVPIAADSEQASITLCIRDNQDHPNDIEQHYLRALNGARERITIANAYFFPGYRLLRAIRNAARRGVKVTLVLQGMPDMPWVRLCSRLLYNYLIRDGVRIFEYCERPLHGKVALVDRHWSTVGSSNLDPLSLALNLEANLVIRDQTFNSRLHEHLQELTAHRCKPVSLQRALRGYWWRAPLIFLTFHFIRRFPAVIGWLPAHVPRLKPLYDGEQPAGKPT; from the coding sequence GTGAACAGCCAATGGCGACCTGACAACCAGGTGCAACTGCTGATCAACGGCGAGGACTATTTCGCCAGCGCCTTTGCCGCGATCGAGCAGGCCCGGGCGGAAATCCTCCTGGAAACCTTCATCATCTTTGAAGACAAGGTCGGCAAGCAGTTGCAGCAACTGTTGATCGCCGCCGCCCGGCGCGGGGTAAAGGTCGAGATGCTGGTCGACGGTTATGGCACCGCAGACCTGAGCCTTGACTACCTGCGCGAGCTCAGCGACGCCGGCGTGCATTTGCAGGCCTTCGACCCGAGCCCGAAACGCCTGGGCATGCGCACCAATCTGTTTCGCCGCCTGCACCGCAAGATCCTGGTGGTCGATGGCGAGGTCGGTTTTGTTGGCGGCATCAATTATTGCGCCGATCACCTGGCCGATTTCGGACCGATGGCCAAGCAGGACTACGCGGTACAAGTGCGCGGGCCGATCGTCGCCGACCTGCAGCGCGCCACCTTGACCCTGCTGGAGCAACAGAGCGCGCTCAAGCCCGGAACCCGGCGCTGGTGGCAACCCCGGGTGCCGATCGCCGCCGACAGCGAACAGGCAAGCATAACCCTGTGCATCCGCGATAACCAGGATCACCCCAACGACATCGAACAGCACTACTTGCGGGCGCTGAACGGCGCCCGCGAGCGGATCACCATTGCCAATGCCTACTTCTTTCCCGGCTACCGCCTGCTGCGGGCGATCCGCAACGCCGCGCGCCGGGGCGTGAAGGTTACCCTGGTGCTGCAGGGGATGCCCGACATGCCCTGGGTGCGTTTGTGCTCGCGCTTGCTGTACAACTACCTGATCCGCGACGGCGTGCGCATTTTCGAGTACTGCGAACGGCCCTTGCACGGCAAGGTGGCACTGGTGGACCGGCACTGGTCGACGGTCGGCTCAAGCAATCTCGACCCTTTGAGCCTGGCCCTGAACCTTGAGGCCAACCTGGTCATCCGCGACCAGACCTTCAACAGCCGCCTGCATGAACACCTGCAGGAGCTTACCGCCCACCGCTGCAAACCGGTGAGCCTGCAGCGGGCACTGCGTGGCTACTGGTGGCGGGCGCCGCTGATCTTTTTGACCTTTCACTTCATCCGCCGATTCCCGGCCGTGATCGGCTGGCTGCCGGCCCATGTACCACGGCTCAAGCCGCTGTATGACGGCGAGCAACCTGCGGGCAAGCCGACATGA
- a CDS encoding endonuclease/exonuclease/phosphatase family protein, whose product MSQVQPSAALAAAPAVQRVRVLTVNAHKGFSALNRYYVLPELREAVRSENADLVFLQEVLGSHRQHALRHRNWSDVPQYEFLADSLWPEFAYGRNAVYPDGEHGNALLSKYPIRRHANLDVSVHGTEQRGLLHSVLALPAECELHTVCVHLGLDERQRQQQLHLLCELLHSLPNDAPVIVAGDFNDWRQRADAVLAECGLNEVFSQAHGRPARSFPARWPLLRLDRIYLRNARAQAPKVMARKPWTHLSDHLPLAVEVLL is encoded by the coding sequence ATGAGCCAGGTGCAACCCAGCGCCGCCCTGGCGGCGGCGCCGGCCGTGCAGCGGGTGCGGGTGCTGACGGTCAATGCGCACAAGGGCTTCAGCGCGCTTAACCGTTACTACGTGCTGCCAGAACTGCGTGAGGCGGTACGCAGCGAAAACGCCGACCTGGTGTTCCTCCAGGAAGTGCTCGGCAGCCACCGCCAGCACGCTCTGCGCCACCGCAACTGGTCGGATGTGCCGCAATATGAGTTTCTTGCCGACAGCCTCTGGCCAGAATTCGCCTACGGCCGCAATGCGGTGTATCCGGACGGCGAACACGGCAATGCCCTGCTGTCGAAATACCCGATCCGGCGCCACGCCAACCTCGATGTCAGCGTCCATGGCACCGAGCAGCGCGGCTTGCTGCATTCGGTACTGGCCTTGCCCGCCGAGTGCGAGCTGCATACCGTCTGTGTGCACCTGGGCCTGGACGAGCGCCAGCGCCAGCAGCAGTTGCACCTGCTCTGCGAATTACTGCACAGCCTGCCGAACGACGCGCCGGTGATCGTCGCCGGCGACTTCAATGACTGGCGCCAGCGCGCCGATGCAGTGCTAGCCGAATGCGGCCTGAATGAAGTGTTCAGCCAGGCCCATGGTCGCCCGGCACGCAGTTTTCCGGCGCGCTGGCCGCTGTTGCGCCTGGACCGCATCTACCTGCGCAATGCCCGCGCACAGGCGCCCAAGGTCATGGCGCGCAAGCCCTGGACCCACCTGTCCGATCACCTGCCATTGGCAGTGGAGGTGCTCTTGTGA
- a CDS encoding ATP-binding protein, producing MGDALANAERALILAPAQLSQLAQRLLDQAGIQALQAASMEDLGLALEQGVGLAIIADTCLDGSVRSPLHLYLGKQPVWSDLPVVLLTGPPVQGQSPPQSQHAALGNLFLLQYPFEPDNLLALTHSSLRARRRQYQARNQGQELERQSQRVEEQLRQLREEEQYLRQAQKMEAIGQLAGGVAHDFNNLLTGIGGSLEMIGKRLQQGRHDALPALLSLSQAAVKRAASMTHRLLAFSSRQSLDAQPVEVATLLTAERLQPLLDPQIKLQLHIEADLWAVEADPAQLQEALGNLLSNAHDAMPNGGRLTVSASNQRQDGSLFGGHSLAAGDYVLISFNDNGCGMPQSTLDRAFDPFFTTKPIGQGTGLGLSMVYGFSKQSQGHVALQSRIGHGTRVDVYLPRHAAPNRESEEPATPAPPCGNSHTVLIVEDDPAVRQLVHQVLSDQGYPCKVAEDANVALAILQAGEAVDLLVSDVGLPGMNGRQLAEIGRQLRPQLKVLFITGYAETAVARGGFLDPGMQMICKPFEFAQLTAKVAQMLGKGSTS from the coding sequence GTGGGCGACGCGTTAGCCAATGCCGAACGAGCGCTGATCCTGGCCCCGGCCCAGCTTAGCCAGCTGGCCCAGCGCCTGCTCGACCAGGCCGGCATCCAGGCGCTGCAAGCGGCCAGCATGGAAGACCTGGGCCTTGCCCTGGAGCAAGGCGTGGGCCTGGCGATCATTGCCGACACTTGCCTGGACGGCAGCGTACGCTCGCCTTTGCACCTTTACCTTGGCAAGCAGCCGGTTTGGTCGGACTTGCCGGTGGTGCTGCTGACGGGGCCGCCAGTCCAGGGCCAGAGCCCGCCGCAAAGCCAGCACGCCGCGCTCGGCAACTTGTTCCTGCTGCAGTATCCATTCGAACCCGACAACCTGCTGGCCCTGACCCATTCCTCGTTGCGCGCGCGGCGGCGCCAGTACCAGGCACGCAACCAGGGCCAGGAACTGGAGCGCCAGAGCCAACGGGTCGAAGAGCAATTGCGCCAGTTGCGCGAAGAAGAACAGTACCTGCGCCAGGCGCAGAAAATGGAAGCCATCGGTCAGCTCGCAGGCGGCGTCGCCCATGACTTCAACAACCTGCTGACCGGCATCGGCGGCAGCCTGGAAATGATCGGCAAACGCCTGCAGCAGGGTCGCCACGACGCCCTGCCCGCCCTGCTCAGCCTCAGCCAGGCGGCGGTCAAACGCGCCGCCAGCATGACCCACCGCCTGCTGGCGTTTTCCAGCCGGCAATCGCTCGATGCCCAGCCCGTGGAAGTTGCCACCCTGCTCACGGCCGAGCGCCTGCAGCCGTTGCTTGACCCGCAGATCAAGCTGCAACTGCATATCGAGGCGGATCTGTGGGCCGTGGAAGCCGACCCGGCGCAGCTGCAGGAAGCCCTCGGCAACTTGCTCAGCAACGCCCACGACGCCATGCCCAACGGCGGGCGCCTGACCGTCAGCGCCAGCAATCAGCGCCAGGACGGCAGCCTGTTCGGTGGCCACTCGCTGGCCGCTGGCGACTATGTGCTGATCAGCTTCAACGATAATGGCTGTGGCATGCCGCAAAGTACCCTGGACCGCGCTTTCGACCCGTTCTTCACCACCAAGCCAATCGGCCAGGGAACGGGCCTGGGGCTGTCGATGGTGTATGGCTTCAGCAAGCAGTCCCAGGGCCATGTGGCGCTGCAAAGCCGCATCGGCCACGGCACCCGGGTCGATGTCTACCTGCCGCGCCACGCCGCACCCAACCGTGAAAGCGAAGAGCCAGCAACGCCGGCGCCACCTTGCGGCAACAGCCACACGGTGCTGATTGTCGAGGACGACCCCGCTGTGCGCCAGTTGGTGCATCAGGTGCTGAGTGACCAGGGTTACCCGTGCAAGGTGGCCGAGGATGCCAATGTCGCCCTGGCCATTCTGCAGGCCGGAGAAGCGGTCGACCTGCTGGTCAGCGACGTCGGGCTGCCAGGCATGAACGGTCGGCAACTGGCGGAAATCGGCCGGCAATTGCGCCCGCAACTCAAGGTGCTGTTCATCACCGGTTACGCCGAAACCGCGGTGGCCCGCGGCGGCTTTCTTGACCCCGGCATGCAGATGATCTGCAAACCCTTCGAGTTCGCCCAGTTGACCGCCAAGGTCGCGCAGATGCTCGGCAAGGGCAGCACCTCATGA
- a CDS encoding tetratricopeptide repeat protein, translating to MSKQRQYTLISLTLLIILGLGGYFWRDDSPAPTPALKHSYTKALTMAHDGQPGAARVLYQQLGRNDLSPIRRASLYAALPNYPSPLALKLASRDLQHDEPLVRRAAIASIQTMLPGAQRSLVLGPLLDDEEQSVRFAVVDALLGLSADDIGLYFGPLQEVLEHYQQVLAQRDDDASAQLHLAQLYLHENSYQEAAQALERTLQLAPDNLEALAAQVQLLERQNQTDASRQVLAKALQQRPDSAFLQHELGRWLLRHGQDEYALLAFARALELEPDNNDYRYTLATSLHQLEQVDAAQKQLETILARQPANRKARVLLIEYWKETGQLQNVQVLLAQLEQQNPDDPLVQQGL from the coding sequence ATGTCGAAACAGCGCCAGTACACGCTTATCAGCCTGACCCTGCTCATCATCCTCGGCCTGGGTGGCTATTTCTGGCGTGACGACAGCCCGGCGCCGACGCCTGCCCTCAAGCACAGCTACACCAAGGCCCTGACCATGGCCCATGACGGCCAGCCCGGCGCCGCCCGGGTGCTCTACCAGCAACTGGGGCGCAATGACCTGTCGCCGATCCGCCGCGCCAGCCTGTACGCCGCACTGCCCAACTACCCCTCGCCGCTGGCATTGAAACTGGCCAGCCGCGACCTGCAGCATGACGAGCCGCTGGTGCGTCGCGCGGCCATCGCCAGTATCCAGACGATGCTGCCCGGCGCCCAGCGCAGCCTGGTGCTCGGGCCGTTGCTCGATGATGAGGAGCAAAGCGTACGCTTTGCCGTGGTCGATGCCCTGCTGGGGCTCAGCGCCGATGACATCGGCCTGTACTTCGGCCCGCTGCAAGAGGTGCTGGAGCATTATCAGCAGGTGCTGGCGCAGCGCGACGACGATGCCAGCGCGCAGTTGCACCTGGCGCAGCTGTACCTGCATGAAAACAGCTACCAGGAGGCCGCGCAGGCGCTTGAGCGCACCTTGCAGCTGGCGCCGGATAACCTCGAAGCACTGGCCGCGCAGGTGCAGTTGCTGGAGCGCCAGAACCAGACCGACGCCTCGCGCCAGGTGCTGGCCAAGGCCCTGCAACAACGTCCCGACTCGGCCTTTCTACAACATGAACTGGGCCGCTGGCTGCTGCGCCACGGCCAGGACGAATACGCCCTGCTGGCCTTTGCCCGGGCCCTGGAGCTGGAGCCGGACAACAATGACTACCGCTACACCCTGGCCACCAGCCTGCATCAGTTGGAGCAGGTCGACGCCGCGCAAAAGCAACTGGAAACCATCCTTGCCCGGCAACCGGCCAACCGCAAGGCCCGGGTGCTGCTGATCGAGTACTGGAAAGAGACCGGCCAGTTGCAGAATGTGCAGGTGCTGCTAGCCCAGCTGGAGCAGCAGAATCCCGACGATCCGTTGGTGCAGCAAGGCCTGTAG
- a CDS encoding TolC family protein, with the protein MNRSVKFFMPSLLVLALAACAVGPDYKAPDTAAAQLSAANEPSAKAAFDRSRFESIWWKQFDDPVLNKLVSQSLDGNRELRVAFARLKAARAIRDDVSNDALPTVTSRASADLGKGQVPGQSEDRVNSERYDLGLDMAWELDLFGRIQRQLEASEAEQAAAQADLQQLQVSLIAELVDAYGQLRGAQLREKIALANLKTQQDSRGITETLRDAGVGNDLDVVRADARLAAVEASVPQLQAEQVRARNRIATLLGQRPDALAVDLSPAQLPAIAKALPVGDPGELLKRRPDIRSAERQLAAATANIGVATADLFPRVSLSGFLGFTAGRGSQLGSSAAKAWALGPSITWAAFDLGSVRARLRGANADAEGALANYEQQVLLALEESENAFSDYSKRQQRLLALLRQSEASRKAADLASIRYREGTVDYLVLLDAERERLSAEDAQAQGEVDLYRGIVAIYKALGGGWQAESVAAAN; encoded by the coding sequence ATGAACCGCAGTGTGAAATTCTTTATGCCCAGCCTGCTGGTGCTGGCCCTGGCCGCTTGTGCGGTGGGCCCGGACTACAAGGCCCCGGACACCGCGGCGGCGCAATTGAGCGCGGCCAACGAACCGAGCGCCAAGGCCGCCTTCGACCGCAGCCGTTTTGAAAGCATCTGGTGGAAGCAGTTCGACGACCCGGTGCTGAACAAACTGGTCAGCCAGTCGCTGGACGGCAACCGCGAACTGCGCGTGGCCTTCGCCCGCCTGAAAGCGGCGCGGGCGATTCGCGACGATGTCAGCAACGACGCCCTGCCCACCGTCACCAGCCGCGCCAGCGCCGACCTGGGCAAGGGCCAGGTGCCTGGCCAGAGCGAAGATCGGGTCAACAGCGAACGCTATGACCTGGGCCTGGACATGGCCTGGGAGCTGGACCTGTTCGGCCGCATCCAGCGTCAACTTGAAGCCAGCGAAGCCGAGCAGGCCGCCGCCCAGGCCGACCTGCAGCAACTGCAGGTGAGCCTGATCGCCGAACTGGTCGATGCCTATGGCCAGCTGCGCGGTGCGCAATTGCGCGAGAAGATCGCCCTGGCCAACCTCAAGACCCAGCAGGATTCGCGGGGTATCACCGAAACCTTGCGTGACGCCGGGGTCGGTAACGACCTTGATGTGGTGCGGGCCGATGCCCGCCTGGCGGCGGTCGAGGCCAGTGTGCCGCAACTGCAGGCCGAACAGGTACGGGCGCGCAACCGCATCGCCACCCTGCTCGGCCAGCGCCCGGACGCCCTGGCGGTTGACCTGTCGCCGGCGCAACTGCCGGCCATCGCCAAGGCGCTGCCGGTGGGCGACCCCGGCGAGCTGCTCAAGCGCCGCCCGGATATCCGCAGCGCCGAGCGCCAGTTGGCAGCGGCAACCGCCAACATCGGCGTGGCCACCGCCGACCTGTTCCCCCGGGTCAGCCTCAGCGGCTTTCTCGGCTTTACCGCCGGGCGCGGCTCGCAACTGGGCTCCTCGGCCGCCAAGGCCTGGGCCCTGGGCCCGAGTATTACCTGGGCGGCCTTCGACCTGGGCAGCGTGCGCGCCCGCCTGCGCGGCGCCAACGCCGATGCCGAGGGCGCCCTGGCCAACTATGAGCAGCAGGTATTGCTGGCCCTGGAAGAATCGGAAAACGCCTTCAGCGACTACAGCAAACGCCAGCAACGGCTGCTGGCCCTGCTGCGCCAGAGCGAAGCCAGCCGCAAGGCGGCCGATCTCGCCTCGATTCGCTACCGCGAAGGCACGGTCGACTACCTGGTGCTGCTCGACGCCGAACGCGAACGCCTGAGCGCCGAAGATGCCCAGGCCCAGGGCGAAGTCGACCTGTACCGCGGCATCGTCGCCATCTACAAGGCCCTCGGTGGCGGCTGGCAGGCCGAAAGCGTGGCTGCGGCGAACTGA